The proteins below are encoded in one region of Blastocatellia bacterium:
- a CDS encoding Crp/Fnr family transcriptional regulator — protein MIRLVVTSAPLGGEAIGRLEATLQVVYNHGVHAHLDKAMRIATLRKVPFLSRLSEPELQALAEASMVKHYNKGEIVFLEGDPCPGLYVVHSGAVKIFKTSLGGREQVLTIERPGNSVAELPVLDEGPYPASAMAVEDSTLLLIPRADFHRLCRQHPDLALALIRSLAGRFRRLVRLVEGLAFLEVGQRLARFLLEKAAQEGRTTPEGIQFPLDLTHQELAAQIGTVRELVSRTLARFQEQKLISVRDRTVVILDLPRLRDEAELE, from the coding sequence TTGATTCGGTTGGTTGTCACGTCCGCTCCCCTGGGAGGAGAGGCCATTGGCCGGCTCGAAGCCACCCTCCAGGTCGTCTATAATCACGGCGTGCACGCGCATCTGGACAAGGCCATGCGGATTGCCACGCTCCGGAAAGTGCCCTTTCTCTCCCGGTTGAGCGAGCCAGAGCTTCAGGCGCTCGCCGAAGCCTCCATGGTGAAGCACTACAACAAGGGCGAGATTGTGTTCCTCGAAGGCGATCCCTGCCCGGGGCTCTACGTCGTTCATTCAGGAGCGGTGAAGATCTTCAAAACGTCGCTTGGCGGACGCGAGCAGGTGCTCACCATTGAGCGACCGGGGAATTCCGTCGCCGAACTGCCGGTGCTCGACGAAGGGCCATATCCGGCATCGGCAATGGCGGTCGAGGATTCCACACTGCTCTTAATCCCCAGAGCGGATTTTCATCGCCTCTGTCGTCAACATCCCGATCTGGCGCTCGCGCTCATCCGGTCCCTTGCGGGGCGATTCCGCCGGCTCGTTCGCCTCGTCGAGGGGTTGGCGTTTCTCGAAGTCGGGCAGCGGCTAGCCCGGTTCCTCCTGGAAAAGGCGGCCCAGGAAGGACGAACAACGCCCGAAGGCATTCAGTTCCCTCTCGATCTGACGCATCAAGAACTGGCGGCGCAAATCGGGACGGTCCGCGAACTCGTTTCTCGAACGCTCGCGCGTTTCCAGGAACAGAAGCTCATCTCCGTACGGGATCGAACGGTCGTCATCCTCGATCTTCCGCGCCTTCGCGACGAGGCCGAATTGGAGTGA
- a CDS encoding serine hydrolase: MAKNRGLQSFVVLLLLGLWGATALSLGSKASGDALRSDESATFTAVLEPFIRQEMADKELPALSIAVVDDQRLVWTRGFGYADPDSKTPATPETVYRVGSVSKLFTDIAIMQWVEQGTLSLDAPITAYLPDFRPKNPFGKPVTLRQLMSHRAGLVREPPVGHYFDPTQPTLRETVASLNETELIYPPGAKTKYSNAGIAVVGAVLERLSGEPFARYVKRAVLQPLGLSKSSFEPEPAVIRDLAKGYMWTYHGRVFQAPTFELGTAPAGSMYSTVVDLARFLSALFAGGRGILRPQTLEEMWTPQFARPGERSGFGIGFALSQLDGHRRVGHGGAIYGFATELAALPDHKLGVVVATTKDFSNTVVGRIADAALRIMLALRENRPLPALTTTSPVLPERAERLRGRYRRGREIVDVIQRGGELYAFIGGFRVRIRQRGGELIVDDRHAFGITIEPSADGLLINGQKYRRVLATRPAPVHAPWRGLIGEYGWDHDVLYILEKDGQLYALIEWFFFYPLRQRRPDVFQFPPQGLYDGEKLTFTRDGRGRAVAVSLEGVVFKRRAVGPDEGNVFRITPVKPVEQLRQEALAATPPAARGATREPDLVELIELDPTLKLDIRYATTNNFLSTPVYAEARAFLQRPAAEALVRAHRKLKAEGFGLLIHDAYRPWYVTRIFWDATPPDKRIFVADPATGSRHNRGCAVDLTLYDRRTGRAVRMPGVYDEMSDRSYADYPGGTSLERWYREKLREAMEAEGFTVYPAEWWHYDYKDWEAYPILNLPFDQIPRQNLRRGSDAESGRQSREYRRNSESWGSARLRPSSVVFVVPNPNRVFASGKAHNVRSLTGSKPARHSPAQRGYL; this comes from the coding sequence ATGGCGAAAAATCGAGGGCTCCAATCTTTTGTCGTTCTCTTACTTCTCGGTCTGTGGGGGGCGACGGCATTGAGCCTTGGCTCGAAGGCGTCGGGTGACGCGCTTCGCTCCGACGAGAGCGCCACATTTACAGCCGTCCTTGAGCCGTTCATCCGGCAAGAGATGGCCGACAAAGAACTCCCGGCGCTCTCCATCGCCGTCGTGGATGATCAGCGTCTGGTGTGGACTCGCGGATTCGGCTATGCCGATCCCGACAGCAAAACCCCGGCAACACCGGAGACCGTCTACCGGGTGGGGTCCGTATCGAAGCTCTTTACCGACATCGCCATCATGCAGTGGGTGGAGCAGGGCACGCTCTCTCTCGATGCGCCGATCACCGCCTATCTTCCCGATTTCCGCCCGAAGAATCCCTTCGGGAAGCCCGTCACGCTGCGTCAGTTGATGTCGCATCGTGCCGGCCTGGTGCGCGAGCCGCCCGTCGGGCATTACTTCGATCCGACACAACCGACGCTCAGGGAGACCGTCGCCAGTTTGAACGAGACTGAATTGATCTATCCGCCGGGCGCGAAGACGAAATATTCAAATGCGGGGATCGCCGTTGTCGGTGCTGTGCTGGAGCGGCTTTCGGGAGAGCCCTTTGCCCGCTATGTCAAACGAGCTGTGTTGCAACCGCTCGGTTTGAGCAAAAGCTCCTTCGAGCCGGAGCCGGCCGTGATTCGAGATCTGGCTAAGGGATACATGTGGACCTATCACGGGCGCGTCTTCCAGGCTCCCACGTTCGAACTCGGAACGGCTCCTGCCGGCAGCATGTACTCAACCGTGGTGGATCTGGCGCGATTTCTCAGCGCCTTGTTTGCGGGAGGTCGTGGCATCCTTCGGCCACAGACGTTGGAAGAGATGTGGACTCCGCAATTCGCTCGACCGGGGGAACGGTCGGGGTTCGGCATCGGCTTTGCTCTCTCGCAGTTAGATGGGCATCGGCGCGTCGGCCACGGTGGAGCGATCTACGGGTTCGCCACCGAACTGGCGGCTTTGCCCGACCACAAGCTCGGAGTCGTGGTGGCGACGACGAAAGATTTCTCCAACACCGTGGTGGGACGCATTGCCGACGCTGCTTTGCGAATAATGCTGGCGCTGCGGGAGAATCGTCCGCTCCCGGCTCTCACGACCACCTCGCCTGTTTTGCCGGAGAGAGCCGAACGGTTGCGCGGGCGCTACCGCCGGGGGAGGGAGATTGTTGATGTGATCCAACGAGGCGGCGAGCTTTACGCCTTCATCGGCGGGTTCCGCGTGAGAATCCGGCAAAGGGGCGGGGAATTAATCGTGGATGACCGACATGCCTTCGGAATCACGATCGAGCCGAGCGCCGATGGCCTCCTCATCAACGGGCAGAAGTACAGGCGAGTGTTGGCGACGCGACCGGCTCCGGTTCATGCCCCCTGGCGCGGACTCATCGGCGAATACGGATGGGACCATGATGTCCTCTACATTTTGGAGAAGGACGGGCAGCTTTATGCCCTCATCGAATGGTTCTTTTTCTATCCGCTGCGGCAACGGCGTCCCGATGTCTTTCAATTCCCTCCTCAAGGCCTCTATGACGGCGAGAAATTAACGTTCACGCGCGACGGGCGCGGACGCGCCGTTGCCGTCAGCCTTGAAGGCGTCGTCTTCAAACGACGCGCCGTTGGTCCCGACGAAGGCAATGTCTTTCGCATCACGCCGGTGAAGCCGGTGGAGCAATTGCGACAAGAAGCACTAGCCGCGACGCCGCCCGCTGCCCGCGGGGCGACGCGAGAGCCCGATCTTGTGGAACTCATCGAGCTTGATCCGACGCTCAAACTCGACATTCGCTATGCCACGACCAACAATTTCCTGAGCACGCCGGTTTATGCCGAAGCCCGAGCCTTTCTCCAGCGGCCCGCTGCTGAAGCCCTCGTGCGTGCTCATCGCAAACTGAAGGCCGAGGGATTCGGCCTTCTCATTCACGATGCCTATCGTCCCTGGTACGTGACCAGGATCTTCTGGGACGCGACGCCTCCTGACAAGAGGATTTTCGTGGCCGATCCGGCGACGGGATCGCGCCATAATCGAGGCTGCGCCGTTGACTTGACGCTCTATGATCGGCGAACGGGACGTGCCGTGCGCATGCCCGGCGTCTACGACGAGATGTCCGATCGCTCGTATGCCGATTATCCCGGAGGAACATCGCTGGAGCGGTGGTATCGAGAGAAGTTGCGCGAGGCGATGGAAGCCGAGGGATTCACCGTCTATCCTGCCGAATGGTGGCATTACGACTATAAGGATTGGGAGGCCTATCCCATCTTGAATCTCCCCTTCGACCAAATCCCACGCCAGAATCTCCGCAGGGGATCGGACGCGGAATCAGGTCGCCAATCGAGGGAATACCGGAGAAATTCCGAATCTTGGGGGAGCGCCCGCCTCCGTCCATCATCTGTCGTCTTCGTCGTGCCAAACCCCAATAGGGTTTTCGCGTCGGGGAAAGCACATAATGTTCGCAGCCTCACCGGCAGCAAGCCGGCTCGGCATTCCCCAGCGCAACGGGGGTACCTATAG
- a CDS encoding serine hydrolase has translation MMRKRSWAVLLSVAVMVSLALPVWARAQSFDPATIDSMVQDALKAFGVPGASVAIVKGDEVIYLKGHGVKRVGSTEPVTPDTLFAIGSTTKAMTATAMAMLVDEGKMAWDDPVRRYVEFFRLSDPLADDNVTLRDLVTHRTGLSRHDLLWYGSPWSREEIIRKIGAVKLTRSFRSVYQYQNIMFLTAGYAVGVAAGTTWEDFVQKRIFDPLGMKTANFSTTVAEKSPDHATPHRKNREGIVEPIPWRNIDNIGPAGSVNASARDMSQWIRFQLGDGTFEGKRLISAAALAETKTPQMVMRLEGTTRAMNPDTHLMCYGMGWVLQDYRGHYLVSHGGAIDGFRARVVLVPEAKLGLVILANLGGTQMPEALSNTLVDYLLGLPKKDWNAYILQQVAKQEAEQKARLKEREEKRHKGTKPSRELAAYAGTYEDPAYGQATVTLEGSTLVFRWSTFKLPLEHFHYDTFTLRGDSPLDNEQVVFTLDASGEVATMRVLGVDFKRVRPSSR, from the coding sequence ATGATGAGAAAACGCTCATGGGCTGTCCTTTTATCTGTTGCTGTGATGGTGTCTTTGGCGCTGCCCGTGTGGGCCCGCGCGCAGTCCTTTGATCCAGCAACGATTGATTCCATGGTGCAGGATGCGCTCAAGGCCTTTGGGGTTCCGGGCGCGTCGGTGGCCATCGTCAAAGGCGATGAGGTGATCTATCTCAAGGGGCATGGTGTGAAGAGAGTCGGTAGCACCGAACCGGTCACACCCGATACCCTCTTCGCCATCGGTTCGACCACCAAAGCGATGACGGCAACGGCCATGGCCATGCTCGTGGACGAAGGCAAAATGGCCTGGGACGATCCGGTCCGTCGCTATGTGGAGTTCTTCCGCCTTTCCGATCCGCTGGCCGATGACAACGTGACTCTGCGCGATCTGGTGACGCATCGCACCGGTCTCAGCCGGCATGACCTGCTCTGGTACGGCTCGCCCTGGAGTCGAGAGGAAATCATCCGCAAAATCGGAGCTGTGAAACTGACCCGCTCGTTCCGTTCCGTCTATCAGTACCAGAACATCATGTTTCTCACAGCGGGCTATGCCGTCGGCGTGGCCGCCGGGACCACCTGGGAGGATTTTGTGCAAAAGCGGATCTTCGATCCCCTGGGGATGAAGACGGCCAACTTCAGCACGACGGTGGCCGAGAAATCGCCCGATCATGCGACACCCCATCGCAAGAATCGAGAGGGCATCGTGGAGCCGATCCCCTGGCGAAACATTGACAATATCGGCCCGGCCGGTTCGGTCAATGCCAGCGCCCGCGATATGAGCCAGTGGATTCGGTTCCAGCTCGGCGACGGAACCTTCGAGGGGAAGCGACTCATCTCGGCTGCGGCTTTGGCCGAGACGAAGACGCCGCAGATGGTGATGCGGCTGGAAGGCACGACTCGAGCGATGAACCCCGATACGCACCTGATGTGCTACGGCATGGGGTGGGTGCTTCAGGATTATCGCGGTCATTATCTGGTCAGTCACGGCGGAGCCATTGACGGGTTCCGGGCTCGCGTCGTGCTCGTGCCGGAGGCGAAACTCGGCCTGGTCATTCTGGCCAATCTCGGAGGGACGCAGATGCCCGAAGCCCTCTCCAACACGCTGGTGGATTATCTGCTCGGCCTGCCCAAGAAAGATTGGAACGCCTACATCCTCCAGCAGGTCGCCAAGCAGGAAGCCGAGCAGAAAGCCCGTCTCAAAGAACGCGAGGAAAAGCGCCACAAGGGTACGAAACCGTCCCGGGAGCTGGCCGCCTACGCCGGCACGTATGAGGACCCTGCATACGGTCAGGCGACGGTGACGCTGGAGGGCTCAACCCTCGTCTTTCGCTGGAGCACGTTCAAACTCCCGCTGGAGCATTTCCATTACGATACGTTCACCCTTCGCGGCGATTCGCCGCTGGACAACGAACAGGTGGTCTTCACTCTGGATGCCTCCGGCGAAGTAGCAACAATGCGCGTGCTCGGTGTTGATTTCAAGAGGGTCAGACCGTCCTCGCGGTAA
- a CDS encoding MurR/RpiR family transcriptional regulator: MLARSMRTPRPFASPSSRVTDRHESRKADASERSRLLRPSMNAASPDIPPTSGEGTTSWPEPTLLEIRFERARTRLSERRRQLIQSILEASHETFYLSSRELARRYNVDAATIVRTTQALGYRHFADFARDLRRHFVERITPYRIMQAAAREQRSLAEHIRVSLEQDQKNLATLRSWLDVDKLNALAERIHRARRIAIVGVDLAASLASFLAYGLMPLGFDAEALIGSEGHLHHKIRLLGSKDLVIAVSFGRCLRVTVEAVQLARERGVPTFAITDSDTTPLARYADDYLLAPITSSLFTGSYVAPMGLLNAILVACAHIKPRRTLARLRQTEEEYRTGSRWYHEPRRRSPRSPSGG, translated from the coding sequence ATGCTGGCGCGTTCCATGCGGACACCACGACCATTTGCGTCGCCTTCCTCCAGGGTCACCGACCGACACGAGAGTCGGAAAGCCGATGCCTCCGAACGGTCGCGCCTGCTGCGTCCCTCGATGAATGCGGCCTCGCCCGATATACCCCCGACATCGGGGGAGGGGACGACTTCGTGGCCGGAGCCGACGCTTCTGGAGATCCGGTTTGAGCGGGCGCGGACGCGGCTGAGCGAGCGCCGTCGGCAACTCATTCAATCCATCCTCGAGGCCTCCCATGAGACATTCTATCTCTCGTCGCGGGAACTCGCCCGGCGATATAACGTGGATGCCGCCACGATCGTGCGAACGACGCAGGCGCTCGGCTATCGCCATTTCGCCGATTTTGCCCGCGACCTGCGACGGCACTTCGTCGAGCGCATCACACCGTATCGAATCATGCAGGCAGCGGCCCGCGAGCAGCGCAGTCTGGCCGAGCATATCCGGGTCAGCCTCGAGCAGGATCAGAAGAACCTGGCGACGCTGCGGAGCTGGCTCGACGTAGACAAACTCAATGCTCTGGCCGAACGGATTCACCGAGCCCGACGCATTGCCATCGTGGGAGTGGATCTGGCGGCATCGCTGGCGTCCTTCCTCGCCTACGGGTTAATGCCGCTCGGATTCGATGCCGAGGCACTCATCGGCAGCGAAGGTCATTTGCATCACAAAATTCGCCTGCTCGGATCGAAGGATCTCGTCATCGCCGTCAGTTTCGGTCGCTGTTTGCGCGTGACGGTCGAAGCCGTTCAGTTGGCGCGCGAGCGCGGCGTGCCGACGTTTGCGATTACCGACAGTGACACGACGCCGCTCGCCCGCTATGCCGATGACTATCTCCTTGCGCCGATTACCAGTTCGCTCTTCACGGGATCCTACGTTGCTCCGATGGGGCTGCTCAACGCGATCCTGGTGGCCTGCGCTCATATCAAGCCTCGACGGACGCTCGCGCGCCTGCGACAGACCGAGGAAGAATATCGTACCGGCTCCCGCTGGTATCATGAGCCGAGACGGCGCAGTCCTCGATCCCCAAGCGGTGGATGA